One genomic window of Psychrobacter cibarius includes the following:
- a CDS encoding type B 50S ribosomal protein L31 has protein sequence MRKDIHPNYQEVLFHDTNADVFFLTRSTVKTKTTREYEGSEYPYYPLDISSASHPFYTGEQRKTSTEGRVASFNKRFGAFGGRKKAADTDAAE, from the coding sequence ATGCGTAAAGATATCCATCCTAATTACCAAGAAGTTTTATTCCATGACACTAACGCTGACGTGTTTTTCTTAACTCGTTCAACCGTTAAAACCAAAACCACTCGTGAATACGAAGGGTCAGAATATCCATACTACCCACTTGATATCTCAAGTGCGTCGCATCCATTCTATACTGGCGAACAACGTAAAACTTCTACTGAAGGTCGTGTTGCTAGCTTCAACAAACGCTTTGGTGCATTTGGTGGCCGTAAGAAAGCTGCTGATACTGACGCTGCAGAATAA
- a CDS encoding YceI family protein produces MINTVMKNSAKALLISSALALTTVAGAALPNQWQLDDSHTRVGFSVNHLGFSTTMGHFNDVKGVVNYDVKAPSKTNMSFTIATDSIDTNWDARDEHLKKAEFFNVAKYPTMTFKSTNVKFINPQQAKVTGDFTMLGQTKPLTLDVTLNKIANSPLTKEPVIGFRATGNIDRAAYGMTAFADGITTSVPIQIDGELIEKKAQTNKKSK; encoded by the coding sequence ATGATAAATACTGTTATGAAGAATAGCGCAAAAGCCCTGCTTATCAGTTCAGCACTGGCACTCACTACTGTTGCAGGTGCGGCATTACCTAATCAATGGCAATTAGACGACTCGCACACCCGTGTGGGGTTTTCTGTCAATCACTTAGGATTTTCGACCACCATGGGTCATTTTAACGACGTCAAAGGGGTCGTAAATTACGATGTTAAAGCACCCAGTAAAACCAATATGAGCTTCACCATTGCAACCGATAGCATTGACACCAATTGGGATGCACGTGATGAGCATTTAAAAAAGGCTGAATTTTTTAACGTCGCCAAATATCCAACCATGACCTTTAAATCAACCAACGTAAAATTTATAAATCCGCAACAAGCCAAGGTCACAGGTGACTTTACTATGTTAGGTCAAACCAAACCATTAACTTTGGATGTGACTTTGAATAAAATCGCCAACAGTCCTCTTACCAAAGAGCCAGTTATTGGCTTCCGTGCAACGGGTAATATTGATCGCGCAGCCTATGGTATGACAGCTTTCGCAGATGGCATTACCACCAGTGTCCCGATCCAAATCGATGGTGAGTTGATAGAGAAAAAAGCGCAAACCAACAAAAAATCTAAATAA